The following proteins are encoded in a genomic region of Alistipes shahii WAL 8301:
- a CDS encoding MobC family plasmid mobilization relaxosome protein produces METPKKTYSKQGGRPKVGIGRIRKYVVSTRLSPERKLRFSALCREAGQPSAEVLRQLIDRGTVRARITREQLDFMAQLKGVARNLNQLTRLANAKGLTAVRVRHAAIVTAIEKLLKQICDDR; encoded by the coding sequence ATGGAAACACCGAAGAAAACATATAGCAAACAGGGCGGTCGGCCGAAAGTCGGCATCGGCCGCATCCGCAAATACGTCGTCAGCACACGGCTCAGCCCCGAACGGAAACTCCGCTTTTCAGCCCTCTGCCGCGAGGCAGGGCAACCGTCGGCCGAAGTCCTGCGCCAGTTGATCGACCGAGGAACGGTAAGGGCGCGGATCACCCGCGAACAACTGGATTTCATGGCCCAACTGAAAGGCGTCGCCCGGAATCTGAACCAGCTGACCCGGCTGGCCAATGCCAAAGGTCTGACGGCTGTCAGGGTACGACATGCGGCGATCGTCACGGCCATCGAAAAACTCCTGAAACAGATCTGCGATGATCGGTAA
- a CDS encoding transposase, which yields MIPKDKEYRLIKIYMYICDMYEQSLKYHCQRYSNNSKPLFSDEEILTIYFFVGHEQKYTLIKDIHNFAKEYLRDWFPNLVSYQTFNYRLNRMAGAVRELSSQLLRMFRPSDCQDDTVIVDSMPIITCCGRNRTGKVARDIADKGYCSTKNLYYHGLKLHMVGYRRKGHLPHPCQIALSPASENDLKVFQSECMPDLFNKKIFADKIYRSNDYWEQERRDKANEFYAPVKSIKGAPEEEKQRNKAADDIYSQAVSSVREPIEALFSWLNEKTNIQRASKCRSTCGLLIHTMGKVAIAFLYLIFNY from the coding sequence ATGATTCCCAAGGACAAAGAGTATAGACTAATAAAAATCTATATGTATATCTGCGATATGTACGAACAAAGCCTCAAATACCATTGCCAAAGATACAGCAATAATTCGAAACCGTTGTTCTCCGACGAGGAAATCCTCACGATTTATTTCTTTGTCGGTCATGAGCAGAAGTACACCCTCATCAAGGATATTCACAACTTCGCTAAAGAGTACTTGCGCGACTGGTTCCCGAACCTGGTGTCCTATCAGACATTCAATTACCGTCTCAACAGGATGGCCGGTGCTGTTAGGGAACTGTCCTCGCAGTTATTAAGGATGTTCAGGCCTTCTGACTGTCAGGATGATACCGTGATTGTTGACTCGATGCCGATAATCACATGCTGCGGAAGAAACCGTACAGGCAAGGTCGCCAGAGATATCGCAGACAAAGGATACTGTTCCACCAAGAACCTGTACTATCATGGACTAAAGCTTCACATGGTAGGATATCGCAGGAAAGGGCATCTTCCTCATCCGTGCCAGATAGCGCTCTCTCCTGCCTCCGAGAATGACCTGAAGGTCTTCCAGAGCGAATGCATGCCGGATCTTTTCAACAAGAAGATCTTCGCTGACAAGATATACCGAAGCAATGACTACTGGGAGCAGGAAAGACGCGATAAGGCCAATGAGTTCTACGCTCCCGTCAAGTCAATCAAAGGGGCTCCTGAAGAAGAGAAGCAGAGAAACAAGGCCGCTGATGACATTTATTCTCAAGCCGTTTCATCTGTCAGGGAACCCATTGAAGCGCTATTCAGTTGGCTGAACGAAAAAACAAATATTCAAAGAGCTTCAAAGTGCCGCTCTACTTGCGGACTGCTAATTCATACGATGGGAAAGGTAGCCATCGCATTTTTATATCTTATTTTCAACTACTGA